From Lawsonia intracellularis PHE/MN1-00, the proteins below share one genomic window:
- a CDS encoding DUF448 domain-containing protein encodes MDKKHIPIRMCTICKTRTAKHLLKRYILFQEENIFHTDEKQCMFGRGWYVCSKKNCWEKFRRFRVNGRKRKGD; translated from the coding sequence ATGGATAAAAAGCATATTCCTATTCGAATGTGCACCATATGTAAGACTCGTACTGCTAAGCATCTGCTAAAACGATATATTCTTTTCCAAGAGGAAAATATATTTCATACTGATGAAAAACAATGTATGTTTGGAAGAGGATGGTATGTATGCTCAAAAAAAAATTGCTGGGAAAAATTCCGGAGATTCCGCGTTAATGGTCGGAAACGTAAGGGAGACTAG